In Rhodanobacter denitrificans, the sequence ACTCCTCCCTGCTGGAACCCGTCATGGCCGCACCGCGCACTGCCAAACATCCACAAGTCGCCTGCGCGTTCGCGCCGGCCAGCGTCGGCAACGTCGGCGTCGGCTTCGACCTGCTCGGCCACAGCGTGGCCGGCGCCGGCGACCGCGCCGAAGTGCGCCGCATCGACGAGCCGGTGGTGCGCATTGCCGCCATCCGCGGCTGCGTCACCGACCTGCCCACCGACCCGCGCGCGAACACCGCCGGCACCGCGCTGCTTTCGCTGCGCAAGGCGCTCGGCTTGCGCCACGGGTTCGAGCTGACCCTGCACAAGGGCATCGCGCTGGGCTCGGGCATGGGCGGTTCGGCGGCCTCGTGCGTGGCAGCGCTGATCGCCGCCAATGCGCTGCTGCCCAGGCCGCTGCCGCGCGAGGCGCTGTACGGCTTCGCGCTGGACGGCGAAGCAGTGGCCAGCGGCAGCCGCCACGGCGACAACCTCGGCTCGATGCTGCTCGGCGGCCTGGTGCTGGCCACCCACGAACGCCTGCTGCGCATCGAGGTGCCGGCCGCATGGCACTGCGCGCTGGTGCATCCGCACGTGGTGCTGGAGACACGCACGGCGCGCGCGGCGCTGGCCGGCCACTACGCGCTGGGCGAGTTCGTGGCGCAGAGCGCGAACCTCGCCCTGGTGCTG encodes:
- a CDS encoding homoserine kinase yields the protein MNSSLLEPVMAAPRTAKHPQVACAFAPASVGNVGVGFDLLGHSVAGAGDRAEVRRIDEPVVRIAAIRGCVTDLPTDPRANTAGTALLSLRKALGLRHGFELTLHKGIALGSGMGGSAASCVAALIAANALLPRPLPREALYGFALDGEAVASGSRHGDNLGSMLLGGLVLATHERLLRIEVPAAWHCALVHPHVVLETRTARAALAGHYALGEFVAQSANLALVLAGCWRGDASLVREGLKDVLVEPRRAPLIPNFARVKQAALDHHALGASISGAGPSVFGWYDHRADAEAASMAMRAAFAEGGLDSDAWVSPIDGPAAALIASLDEALP